In Desulfovibrio sp. X2, a genomic segment contains:
- a CDS encoding TSUP family transporter translates to MTAAGVLTLGLASGLAGFTQGFGGFGSTLVALPLLGMVFGMRAAVPLGCLMALTLNVFLATRHRSHVRRPALLLLLAAALPGMALGAALIGHLPEALLKSLLGAALLLLAGQSLRTGLPATPAGTGWAAAAGFVSGCLGMCIGVNGPPVIAWTARQPWPREALKATLTTYFLLAGIGIVGTQALSGLVTRPVLGLYAAALAPLLGGLWAGEFCCGKLDDQTFRRIVLLLVGAMGALLLCQAGAGLLAR, encoded by the coding sequence GTGACTGCCGCAGGCGTCCTGACGCTCGGGCTGGCCTCGGGGCTCGCGGGCTTCACCCAGGGGTTCGGCGGGTTCGGCTCAACGCTGGTGGCCCTGCCGCTGCTCGGCATGGTCTTCGGCATGCGCGCAGCCGTGCCCCTCGGCTGTCTCATGGCCCTGACCCTGAACGTCTTCCTGGCCACCCGGCACCGCAGCCACGTGCGCCGTCCGGCGCTCCTCCTGCTGCTCGCCGCGGCCCTGCCGGGCATGGCGCTCGGCGCCGCGCTCATCGGCCACCTGCCCGAGGCGCTGCTGAAGAGCCTGCTCGGCGCCGCGCTGCTGCTCCTGGCCGGACAGTCCCTGCGCACGGGGCTGCCCGCGACGCCTGCGGGCACGGGCTGGGCCGCGGCGGCCGGGTTCGTCTCCGGGTGCCTCGGCATGTGCATCGGGGTCAACGGCCCGCCGGTGATCGCCTGGACCGCGCGCCAGCCCTGGCCGCGCGAGGCGCTGAAGGCCACGCTGACCACGTACTTCCTCCTGGCGGGCATCGGCATCGTGGGCACCCAGGCCCTCTCGGGCCTCGTCACGCGGCCGGTCCTCGGCCTCTACGCGGCCGCCCTGGCGCCGCTCCTCGGCGGGCTGTGGGCGGGCGAATTCTGCTGCGGCAAGCTCGACGACCAGACCTTCCGCCGCATCGTCCTCCTGCTCGTCGGCGCCATGGGCGCGCTGCTCCTCTGCCAGGCCGGGGCCGGACTCCTCGCGCGCTGA
- a CDS encoding GNAT family acetyltransferase, with protein sequence MTSAPEDAVRVRPYDSGDEEAVVALWGECGLLVPHNDPRRDIALKLAFQPELFFVAEAEDGNGRTRVVATCMAGYEGHRGWLNYLAVDPALRGRGIGRAVVAHAEAALRALGCPKINLLVRRSNEQVVGFYERLGFEVADLVFLGKPLRGQGERK encoded by the coding sequence ATGACGAGCGCTCCCGAGGACGCCGTGCGCGTCAGGCCCTACGATTCCGGGGACGAGGAGGCCGTGGTCGCCCTGTGGGGCGAGTGCGGCCTCCTCGTCCCGCACAACGACCCCCGCCGCGACATCGCCCTCAAGCTCGCCTTCCAGCCCGAGCTCTTCTTCGTGGCCGAGGCGGAGGACGGGAACGGGCGTACCCGCGTGGTGGCCACCTGCATGGCGGGCTACGAGGGGCACCGGGGCTGGCTCAACTATCTGGCCGTGGACCCCGCCCTGCGGGGCCGGGGCATCGGCCGGGCCGTGGTGGCCCATGCCGAGGCGGCCCTGCGCGCCCTCGGCTGCCCGAAGATCAACCTTCTGGTGCGGCGCTCCAACGAGCAGGTCGTGGGATTCTACGAACGCCTCGGCTTCGAGGTCGCGGACCTCGTCTTTCTGGGCAAGCCGCTGCGCGGGCAGGGGGAGAGGAAATGA
- a CDS encoding helix-turn-helix domain-containing protein, translating to MDDVYKEISPRLKALRDAVGMSVEELAEKTGTSVADVARYETGEHEIPVSFLFAAAKACGVDTTVLISGGDPHLRSYTVVRKGEGLSVDRRKTYDYKSLAYRFAGRKMEPFLVTVPPKDVKALDFNSHSGQEFIYVVEGRLEIHMGDTPVALEPGDGMYFDSHTPHALRGLDGKPAKFVDVII from the coding sequence ATGGACGACGTCTACAAGGAGATATCCCCGCGCCTGAAGGCCCTGCGCGACGCCGTGGGCATGAGCGTGGAGGAGCTGGCGGAGAAGACCGGGACGAGCGTGGCCGACGTGGCCCGCTACGAGACCGGGGAGCACGAGATTCCCGTGAGCTTCCTCTTCGCCGCGGCCAAGGCCTGCGGGGTGGACACCACGGTGCTCATCTCGGGCGGCGATCCCCACCTGCGCTCCTACACCGTGGTGCGGAAGGGCGAGGGGCTGTCCGTGGACCGCCGCAAGACCTACGACTACAAATCCCTGGCCTACCGCTTCGCGGGCCGGAAGATGGAGCCCTTCCTGGTCACCGTCCCGCCCAAGGACGTGAAGGCCCTGGACTTCAACTCCCACTCCGGACAGGAGTTCATCTACGTGGTCGAAGGCCGCCTGGAGATCCACATGGGAGACACGCCCGTGGCCCTCGAGCCCGGCGACGGCATGTACTTCGACTCGCACACCCCGCACGCCCTGCGCGGACTGGACGGCAAGCCCGCCAAGTTCGTCGACGTCATCATCTAG
- a CDS encoding AMP-binding protein translates to MERLNPSSYEEFREQFRLPVPDDYNFATDFLDEMARIEPEKLAMVHVDDAGNRREFDFGFFADESRRLASALAAKGLAKGDRVMLILYRRVEWWVAMLALHRLGAVAVPSPSLLTRKDIEFRINYAKIKGCIVENTVADRVEAVRSACPSLACLVQVEGSAPAGWSDYTAMCASASPEFVPPVPVGGSDPLLVFFTSGTTGMPKMVEHTHTYPLGHFTTGVYWHNLGETDLHLTLADTGWGKAVWGKFYGQWMAGAAVFTWDFRGKFDPARLLELLAEHEVTSFCAPPTVYRFLVRQDLKKYDLSALRHCTTAGELLNDSVFHAWKEATGLAIYEGYGQTETVLQLATLPFMTPKPGSIGKPAPGWEIALLDEDGKPCPPGVEGEICVRVDKGRPTGLFTGYLDEPGKTFKVMDDRFYHTGDKAWVDEDGYYWFLGRTDDLIKSSGYRIGPFEVESALVSHPAVVEAAVTGVPDAERGQAVKASLVLAPGFEPSDALTKELQNHVKSITAPYKYPRVVEYVAELPKTISGKIKRAEIRERDEGKGA, encoded by the coding sequence ATCGAACGCCTCAACCCGTCCTCCTACGAGGAATTCCGCGAGCAGTTCCGCCTGCCCGTGCCCGACGACTACAACTTCGCCACGGACTTCCTGGACGAGATGGCCCGCATCGAGCCCGAGAAGCTGGCCATGGTCCACGTGGACGACGCGGGAAACCGCCGCGAGTTCGACTTCGGCTTCTTCGCGGACGAGTCCAGGCGCCTGGCCTCGGCGCTCGCCGCCAAGGGCCTCGCCAAGGGCGACCGGGTCATGCTCATCCTCTACCGCCGCGTGGAGTGGTGGGTGGCCATGCTGGCCCTGCACCGCCTGGGCGCGGTGGCCGTGCCCTCGCCCTCGCTGCTGACCAGGAAGGACATCGAGTTCCGCATCAACTACGCCAAGATCAAGGGCTGCATCGTGGAGAACACGGTGGCCGACCGCGTGGAGGCCGTGCGCTCCGCCTGCCCGAGCCTCGCCTGCCTGGTGCAGGTGGAGGGCAGCGCGCCCGCGGGCTGGTCCGACTACACGGCCATGTGCGCCTCGGCCTCGCCCGAGTTCGTGCCGCCCGTGCCGGTGGGCGGCTCGGATCCGCTGCTCGTCTTCTTCACCTCCGGCACCACCGGCATGCCCAAGATGGTGGAGCACACCCACACCTATCCCCTGGGCCACTTCACCACCGGCGTGTACTGGCACAACCTGGGCGAGACCGACCTGCACCTGACGCTGGCCGACACCGGCTGGGGCAAGGCCGTGTGGGGCAAGTTCTACGGCCAGTGGATGGCCGGTGCCGCGGTCTTCACCTGGGACTTCCGCGGCAAGTTCGATCCCGCCCGCCTGCTCGAGCTCCTGGCCGAGCACGAGGTGACCTCGTTCTGCGCGCCGCCCACGGTCTACCGCTTCCTGGTGCGCCAGGACCTGAAGAAATACGACCTTTCGGCCCTGCGCCACTGCACCACCGCGGGCGAGCTCCTGAACGACTCGGTCTTCCACGCCTGGAAGGAGGCCACGGGGCTCGCCATCTACGAGGGCTACGGCCAGACCGAGACCGTGCTGCAGCTGGCCACCCTGCCGTTCATGACCCCCAAGCCGGGCAGCATCGGCAAGCCCGCGCCCGGCTGGGAGATCGCCCTCCTGGACGAGGACGGCAAGCCCTGCCCCCCGGGCGTGGAAGGCGAGATCTGCGTGCGCGTCGACAAGGGCAGGCCCACGGGACTGTTCACCGGCTACCTCGACGAGCCGGGCAAGACCTTCAAGGTCATGGACGACCGCTTCTACCACACCGGCGACAAGGCCTGGGTGGACGAGGACGGCTACTACTGGTTCCTCGGCCGCACCGACGACCTCATCAAGTCCTCGGGCTACCGCATCGGGCCCTTCGAGGTCGAATCCGCCCTGGTCAGCCACCCCGCCGTGGTCGAGGCCGCCGTGACCGGCGTGCCCGACGCCGAGCGCGGCCAGGCGGTCAAGGCGAGCCTCGTCCTGGCCCCGGGCTTCGAGCCGTCCGACGCCCTGACCAAGGAGCTGCAGAATCACGTCAAGTCGATCACCGCGCCCTACAAGTACCCGCGCGTGGTCGAGTACGTGGCCGAGCTGCCCAAGACCATCTCCGGCAAGATCAAGCGCGCCGAGATCCGCGAGCGCGACGAGGGCAAGGGCGCCTAG
- a CDS encoding alkyl hydroperoxide reductase — MNEALRSAWDEAVWYNFSGRPPSGDDLAGRAVAVLAFAFDPAGLLAWRMLNDLADCLGPGLVPVGLLVPRLPEEAEREHVRKSLRRFAVPWPVADDSSGRLREAVGGLGRGELLLFGPSSAGEARGLSWRGPMPDRLALAELFKPWLAGGLLHRSPFPLAPEEELRHDDVLHFPEAVEARGGRVFVADTGAHRVIAARIPGEEPLAEVEWVAGGQRGLADGLLAEARFDSPRGLSLSPAGDVLYVADTLNHAVRAVDPAEGSVRTVAAGLRLPWDVAVCGTVLCAALPLEDRIVRIDPATGRHETLVETGEPLALACDGTRLWWIGADGGLGWCEPMGGATDMAVGRPAMQRPVRGPGGLAFLAQEGVLCACEVAANALRRLDVASGGVLPLAGKGRGYVDGSRPRFFSPLGLAGMGRTIFVADCFNHALRAANTGGQAGTLTLFSSGR; from the coding sequence ATGAACGAGGCCCTGCGCTCGGCCTGGGACGAGGCCGTCTGGTACAATTTTTCCGGCCGCCCGCCATCCGGGGACGACCTTGCCGGGCGCGCCGTGGCCGTGCTGGCCTTCGCCTTCGATCCCGCCGGGCTCCTCGCCTGGCGCATGCTGAACGACCTGGCCGACTGCCTGGGGCCGGGCCTCGTGCCCGTGGGCCTTCTGGTGCCGCGCCTGCCCGAGGAGGCGGAACGCGAGCACGTGCGCAAGTCGCTGCGCCGTTTCGCCGTGCCCTGGCCCGTGGCCGACGACTCCTCGGGGCGCCTGCGCGAGGCCGTGGGCGGCCTTGGGCGCGGCGAGCTGCTGCTCTTCGGCCCCTCCTCTGCGGGCGAGGCGCGCGGCCTCTCCTGGCGCGGCCCCATGCCCGACCGCCTGGCCCTGGCCGAGCTCTTCAAGCCCTGGCTCGCGGGCGGCCTCCTGCACCGGTCCCCTTTCCCCCTCGCGCCCGAGGAAGAGCTGCGCCACGACGACGTCCTGCACTTCCCCGAGGCCGTGGAGGCGCGCGGCGGCCGCGTCTTCGTCGCCGACACCGGCGCGCACCGCGTCATCGCCGCGCGGATCCCGGGCGAGGAGCCCCTCGCCGAGGTCGAATGGGTCGCGGGCGGACAGCGCGGCCTGGCGGACGGCCTCCTGGCCGAGGCCCGCTTCGACTCCCCGCGCGGCCTCTCCCTCTCGCCCGCGGGCGACGTGCTCTACGTGGCCGATACCCTGAACCACGCCGTGCGTGCCGTGGACCCGGCCGAAGGGAGCGTGCGCACCGTGGCCGCGGGGCTGCGCCTGCCCTGGGACGTGGCCGTGTGCGGCACCGTCCTGTGCGCCGCCCTGCCGCTCGAGGACCGCATCGTGCGCATCGACCCCGCAACGGGCAGGCACGAGACCCTGGTCGAGACCGGGGAGCCCCTGGCCCTGGCCTGCGACGGGACCAGGCTGTGGTGGATCGGAGCGGACGGGGGGCTCGGCTGGTGCGAGCCCATGGGCGGAGCAACGGACATGGCCGTGGGCAGGCCCGCCATGCAGCGGCCCGTGCGCGGCCCCGGCGGGCTGGCCTTCCTGGCGCAGGAGGGCGTGCTGTGCGCCTGCGAGGTCGCGGCCAACGCCCTGCGCCGCCTGGACGTCGCCTCCGGAGGCGTGCTGCCCCTCGCGGGCAAGGGGAGGGGCTACGTGGACGGTTCGCGGCCCCGCTTCTTCTCGCCCCTGGGCCTCGCGGGCATGGGCCGGACGATTTTCGTGGCCGACTGCTTCAACCACGCCCTGCGCGCGGCCAATACCGGGGGCCAGGCGGGCACTCTCACCCTCTTCTCATCAGGCCGCTGA
- a CDS encoding response regulator has product MARRIGTVLIGTGHEGHGRTDRHMAARAGATQVVSLDSGEAVLAHLAKHGADLVLCDSRLADMSGVELVRLLRSDPRFAGVPVVMAARESSRLDILDAIGAGCHGYVVRPYSQEALARQMRLAVRNARTPDVSAMLLARARAMRSAAAASRRAVREGAEGALVPLDAGAAARAATPASLARAALESGMGHLVAGRYNSAIAAFHKALGINAASAEAYEGLGRAWLGKGRRDKYTEYMDKAARCLAEQDRFLDVRSLLSEVLKQGGRIANPYYELGKLLWEREDQPEAVLAWRKAARLTPDSRPVVTCLARAYCILGQEDRAEAVLAEAKNFIPDVGDVAELTCSLPATVPPPAVVEVNLHSWLRLVVEPVKRVMAHFRPAPERAA; this is encoded by the coding sequence ATGGCACGCAGGATCGGGACGGTACTCATCGGCACGGGCCACGAGGGACACGGCCGCACAGACCGGCACATGGCCGCGCGCGCGGGCGCCACGCAAGTGGTCTCGCTGGACAGCGGCGAGGCGGTGCTGGCGCATCTGGCCAAGCACGGCGCGGATCTCGTGCTGTGCGACAGCCGCCTGGCGGACATGTCGGGCGTGGAGCTGGTGCGCCTGCTGCGCTCGGACCCGCGCTTCGCGGGCGTGCCCGTGGTCATGGCGGCACGCGAGTCCTCCCGCCTCGACATCCTGGACGCCATCGGCGCGGGCTGCCACGGTTACGTGGTCCGGCCCTACTCGCAGGAGGCCCTTGCGCGGCAGATGCGGCTCGCGGTGCGCAACGCGCGCACGCCGGACGTCTCGGCCATGCTCCTGGCCCGGGCGAGGGCCATGCGCTCGGCTGCCGCGGCTTCGCGCCGCGCGGTCAGGGAGGGAGCCGAAGGCGCCCTGGTGCCGCTGGACGCCGGGGCCGCGGCCCGGGCCGCCACCCCGGCGAGCCTCGCGCGCGCGGCGCTCGAGTCCGGCATGGGACACCTCGTCGCGGGGCGGTACAACTCGGCCATCGCGGCCTTTCACAAGGCGCTGGGAATCAACGCGGCCTCGGCCGAGGCCTACGAGGGGCTCGGCAGGGCATGGCTCGGCAAGGGGCGGCGGGACAAATATACCGAGTACATGGACAAGGCGGCGCGCTGCCTGGCCGAACAGGACAGGTTCCTGGACGTGCGCTCGCTGCTCAGCGAGGTGCTGAAACAGGGCGGCCGCATCGCCAACCCCTACTACGAGCTCGGCAAGCTGCTCTGGGAGCGCGAGGACCAGCCCGAGGCGGTGCTGGCCTGGCGCAAGGCCGCGCGGCTCACGCCGGACAGCCGTCCGGTGGTCACCTGCCTCGCGCGGGCGTACTGCATCCTGGGACAGGAGGACAGGGCCGAGGCCGTTCTGGCCGAGGCGAAGAATTTCATTCCGGACGTCGGGGACGTGGCCGAGCTGACCTGCTCGCTGCCCGCCACCGTGCCGCCGCCCGCCGTGGTGGAGGTCAACCTCCACTCCTGGCTCAGGCTGGTGGTGGAGCCGGTCAAGCGCGTCATGGCCCACTTCCGCCCCGCACCCGAACGGGCTGCGTAG
- the sppA gene encoding signal peptide peptidase SppA: MTESKSNKPSFSQRHPFLFGFTMILAAVVLLTGAMAAFRHYIGGKALLPPAQRFAMVRIDGLISDSEKITEFIDTIKRDDTIKGVIIRIDSPGGVVAPSQEIFHAVQKLAKVKPVIASMAAVAASGGYYVACGAPTIVANPGTLTGSIGVLFETGNVVGLMEKLGIKHELIVSGKYKGAGSPFEPLTDEQRDYLQALVLNIHQQFVNDVAEARKLPREKVEALAQGQAFTGQQALANGLVDSLGGLDDAVDLLKARTGLTGQQVPMLEGPQKERAGFLRELLSELVTDVSGKLLLQ, encoded by the coding sequence ATGACGGAGAGCAAGAGTAACAAGCCGAGCTTCAGCCAGAGGCATCCGTTCCTCTTCGGCTTCACGATGATTCTGGCGGCCGTGGTCCTCCTTACGGGGGCCATGGCCGCCTTTCGTCATTACATCGGCGGCAAGGCGCTCCTGCCGCCCGCGCAGCGCTTCGCCATGGTGCGCATAGACGGACTCATCTCGGACTCCGAGAAGATCACGGAGTTCATCGACACCATCAAGCGCGACGACACCATCAAGGGCGTCATCATCCGCATCGACTCGCCCGGCGGCGTGGTGGCCCCGAGCCAGGAAATCTTCCACGCCGTGCAGAAGCTGGCCAAGGTCAAGCCGGTGATCGCCTCCATGGCCGCCGTGGCCGCCAGCGGCGGCTACTACGTGGCCTGCGGCGCGCCGACCATCGTGGCCAACCCCGGCACCCTCACGGGCAGCATCGGCGTGCTCTTCGAGACCGGCAACGTCGTCGGGCTCATGGAGAAGCTCGGCATCAAGCACGAGCTCATCGTCAGCGGCAAGTACAAGGGCGCGGGCTCTCCCTTCGAGCCCCTGACCGACGAGCAGCGCGACTACCTCCAGGCCCTGGTCCTGAACATCCACCAGCAGTTCGTGAACGACGTGGCCGAGGCCCGCAAGCTGCCGCGCGAGAAGGTCGAGGCCCTGGCCCAGGGGCAGGCCTTCACCGGCCAGCAGGCCCTGGCCAACGGCCTCGTGGACAGCCTGGGCGGCCTGGACGACGCCGTGGACCTGCTCAAGGCGCGCACCGGCCTCACCGGCCAGCAGGTGCCCATGCTCGAAGGGCCGCAGAAGGAGCGCGCGGGCTTTTTGCGCGAGCTCCTCTCCGAGCTCGTCACGGACGTGAGCGGCAAGCTGCTCCTGCAATAG
- a CDS encoding carboxymuconolactone decarboxylase family protein: MSATAELTRQRKRAHKRLLDMRSPVYAAFLQMEKATYSDGALAKMSKELIAVGISVVLDCRSCMQWHVEQAAAAGADARQVLEAVEVGIEMGGGPATVSARFALEVMAEVFGPGIFERDAPRGEG; encoded by the coding sequence ATGTCCGCGACTGCTGAACTGACCCGACAGAGGAAGAGGGCCCACAAGCGCCTGCTCGACATGCGCTCCCCGGTCTATGCGGCCTTTCTGCAGATGGAAAAGGCGACCTACTCCGACGGCGCGCTCGCGAAGATGAGCAAGGAACTGATCGCCGTGGGCATCTCCGTGGTCCTGGACTGCCGCTCCTGCATGCAGTGGCACGTGGAGCAGGCCGCTGCCGCTGGGGCGGACGCCCGCCAGGTGCTCGAGGCCGTGGAGGTGGGCATCGAGATGGGCGGGGGACCGGCCACGGTTTCGGCGCGTTTCGCGCTGGAGGTCATGGCCGAGGTCTTCGGCCCCGGGATATTCGAGCGGGACGCCCCGCGGGGGGAAGGCTGA
- a CDS encoding 30S ribosomal protein S1, translating into MNVAEQNDHAKAQTPMDMDDVNFESALEDYLNADFGELDEGTIVPGEVVRIGKEHVLVDVNFKSEGQLPIAEFTDAEGNLTVKVGDRIDVFVVNKNESEGTITLSRERAKRMKLFDKLEDIQEGDKTITGRIVRRVKGGYTVDLDGVEAFLPGSHVDLRPVPDMDALVGQEFEFRVLKINRRRSNVIVSRRVLLEEQREELRKELLSTLAEGQVVTGKVKNITEYGVFVDLGGLDGLLHITDMSWKRIRHPKEMVSLGQELELKVLSFDRETNKVSLGLKQLVPDPWENIAAKYPENERFKGKVTNLVDYGAFVELEPGVEGLVHISEMSWTRKLRHPSQMVSAGEEVEVVILGVDPDKKRISLGMKQVKPNPWDIVAEKYPEGTILEGAIKNITEFGLFIGIEDGIDGLIHVSDISWTKKVRHPGEMYKVGDIVQAKVLTVDKENEKFTLGIKQLSDDPWNQVPAKYPVGTVLNGTVTNITDFGLFVEVEEGIEGLVHVSEISSKKVKDPSELFKEGVSIQAKVIHVSADERRLGLSIKQLKEEEERKRMKEFRSGSESGFTLGDVMQQQMEAANNAGSDDGEQE; encoded by the coding sequence ATGAACGTAGCAGAACAAAACGACCACGCAAAGGCACAGACCCCTATGGACATGGACGACGTCAATTTCGAGTCCGCGCTCGAAGACTATCTCAACGCCGATTTCGGCGAACTGGATGAAGGAACCATCGTCCCCGGCGAGGTCGTGCGCATCGGCAAGGAACACGTCCTCGTGGACGTCAACTTCAAGTCCGAGGGCCAGCTGCCCATTGCCGAATTCACGGACGCCGAAGGCAACCTGACCGTCAAGGTCGGCGACCGCATCGACGTCTTCGTGGTCAACAAGAATGAATCCGAAGGCACCATCACCCTGTCGCGCGAACGCGCGAAGCGGATGAAGCTTTTCGATAAGCTGGAGGACATCCAGGAAGGCGACAAGACCATCACCGGCCGCATCGTGCGCCGCGTGAAGGGCGGCTACACCGTCGACCTCGACGGCGTGGAGGCCTTCCTCCCCGGCTCCCACGTGGACCTGCGCCCCGTGCCCGACATGGACGCCCTTGTCGGCCAGGAGTTCGAGTTCCGCGTCCTGAAGATCAACCGCCGCCGCTCCAACGTCATCGTCTCCCGCCGCGTGCTCCTCGAGGAGCAGCGCGAGGAACTGCGCAAGGAGCTGCTGTCCACCCTGGCCGAGGGCCAGGTGGTCACCGGCAAGGTCAAGAACATCACCGAGTACGGTGTGTTCGTGGACCTCGGCGGGCTGGACGGCCTGCTGCACATCACGGACATGTCCTGGAAGCGCATCCGCCATCCCAAGGAGATGGTCTCCCTGGGCCAGGAGCTGGAGCTGAAGGTCCTGTCCTTCGACCGCGAGACCAACAAGGTCTCCCTGGGCCTCAAGCAGCTCGTGCCCGATCCCTGGGAGAACATCGCCGCCAAGTACCCCGAGAACGAGCGCTTCAAGGGCAAGGTCACCAACCTGGTCGACTACGGCGCCTTCGTCGAGCTCGAGCCCGGCGTCGAGGGCCTGGTGCACATCTCCGAGATGTCCTGGACCCGCAAGCTGCGTCATCCCTCGCAGATGGTCTCCGCCGGCGAGGAGGTCGAGGTGGTCATCCTCGGCGTCGATCCGGACAAGAAGCGCATCTCGCTCGGCATGAAGCAGGTCAAGCCCAACCCCTGGGACATCGTCGCCGAGAAGTACCCCGAGGGCACCATCCTCGAGGGCGCCATCAAGAACATCACTGAGTTCGGCCTGTTCATCGGCATCGAGGACGGCATCGACGGCCTGATCCACGTCTCCGACATCTCCTGGACCAAGAAGGTCCGCCACCCCGGCGAGATGTACAAGGTCGGCGACATCGTCCAGGCCAAGGTCCTGACCGTGGACAAGGAGAACGAGAAGTTCACCCTGGGCATCAAGCAGCTCTCCGACGATCCCTGGAATCAGGTGCCCGCCAAGTACCCCGTCGGCACCGTGCTGAACGGCACCGTGACCAACATCACGGACTTCGGCCTCTTCGTCGAGGTCGAGGAGGGCATCGAGGGCCTGGTGCACGTCTCCGAGATCAGCTCCAAGAAGGTCAAGGACCCCTCCGAGCTGTTCAAGGAAGGCGTCTCCATCCAGGCCAAGGTCATCCACGTCAGCGCCGACGAGCGCCGTCTGGGCCTGTCCATCAAGCAGCTCAAGGAAGAGGAAGAGCGCAAGCGGATGAAGGAGTTCCGTTCCGGTTCCGAGTCCGGCTTCACCCTTGGCGACGTGATGCAGCAGCAGATGGAGGCGGCCAACAACGCCGGTAGCGATGACGGAGAGCAAGAGTAA
- a CDS encoding LysR family transcriptional regulator gives MLDIHLLKTFLAVAAGLSFRKAAAELNCAPSTVTGQIKALEEAAGAPLFVRSGRRVELTDHGRRLLGHARRIVDLEGEARRMLAGGDTTDLELSVRISESLGSRFLPGLLAGFRERFPRTRLSFATHSRHGLTRDLCYGITDLALILSEPFAASGVHMRMLCRLPLSVVVPPGSFPAGLSEVGPQDLAGVQLILTPKVWSARGTIEQALSEEGVEPLSVVECGSMEIVKGCVMAGQGVAVLPDFTVEREVAEGRLARLPWAHGPLSVPLLLARSAERPLTAAAKAFAEAATALFGEVEG, from the coding sequence ATGCTCGACATCCACCTCCTGAAGACCTTCCTGGCCGTGGCCGCCGGGCTCTCGTTCCGCAAGGCGGCCGCCGAGCTCAACTGCGCCCCCTCCACCGTGACCGGCCAGATCAAGGCCCTGGAGGAGGCGGCCGGTGCGCCCCTGTTCGTCCGCTCCGGCCGCCGCGTGGAGCTCACGGACCACGGCCGCAGGCTGCTCGGCCACGCGCGGCGCATCGTGGACCTGGAAGGCGAGGCGAGGCGGATGCTGGCCGGGGGCGATACCACGGATCTGGAACTCTCCGTGCGCATCTCCGAGAGCCTGGGCAGCCGCTTCCTGCCCGGGCTGCTGGCCGGATTCAGGGAACGCTTCCCGCGCACGCGCCTCTCCTTCGCCACCCATTCCCGCCACGGCCTGACGCGCGACCTGTGCTACGGGATCACGGACCTGGCCCTGATCCTCAGCGAACCCTTCGCCGCGTCCGGCGTGCACATGCGGATGCTCTGCCGCCTGCCGCTGTCCGTGGTGGTCCCGCCCGGATCGTTCCCGGCCGGGCTGTCCGAAGTCGGACCGCAGGACCTCGCGGGGGTGCAGCTCATCCTCACGCCCAAGGTCTGGAGCGCGCGCGGCACCATCGAGCAGGCCCTGAGCGAGGAGGGCGTGGAGCCGCTCTCCGTGGTGGAGTGCGGCAGCATGGAGATCGTCAAGGGCTGCGTCATGGCCGGGCAGGGCGTGGCCGTGCTCCCGGACTTCACCGTGGAACGCGAGGTGGCCGAGGGGCGCCTCGCGCGCCTGCCGTGGGCGCACGGACCGCTGTCCGTGCCGCTGCTCCTGGCGCGCAGCGCCGAGCGCCCGCTCACCGCTGCGGCCAAGGCCTTCGCCGAGGCGGCGACGGCGCTCTTCGGGGAGGTGGAGGGGTAG